From the genome of Colletotrichum higginsianum IMI 349063 chromosome 4, whole genome shotgun sequence, one region includes:
- a CDS encoding Fas1 domain-containing protein, with protein sequence MKRPSALILFLVCTVVTAQLRSLPVERSGLYAPRLFRQKPLVDPIPAGPAAMSPSDPSDSRLPPPAPDGVRLSDVMGRDRSINIFAGFTREIESASRRLDDQARNTTVLAPLNSAVENLPRKPWEDPKDYQRLGENVYEGDDGRERAQNNIQRFVEAHMVAMSPWPENEKVKTLGDDRDIWWENRNGTKFIQPGNVEVISVASTVANGEVWIIKEVRNYV encoded by the exons ATGAAACGGCCCTCCGCCCTGattctttttcttgtttGCACTGTGGTAACAGCGCAGCTCAGATCGCTTCCCGTCGAACGCTCCGGCCTTTACGCCCCGCGTCTCTTCCGCCAGAAACCCCTCGTGGACCCCATCCCCGCCGGCCCAGCAGCCATGTCGCCCTCAGACCCATCCGACTCCCGgctgccaccgccggctCCGGACGGTGTGAGGCTCTCCGACGTCATGGGCCGCGACCGGAGCATCAACATCTTTGCCGGCTTCACACGCGAGATCGAGtccgcctcccgccgcctcgaTGACCAGGCGCGCAACACCACCGTGCTGGCGCCGCTCAACTCCGCCGTCGAGAATTTGCCACGGAAGCCGTGGGAAGACCCCAAGGACTATCAGCGACTGGGGGAGAATGTGTacgagggcgatgacggtCGCGAAAGGGCACAAAATAATATCCAGCGCTTCGTTGAGGCGCACATGGTTGCTATGAGCCCTTGGCCTGAGAACGAGAAGGTCAAGACTTTGGGTGACGATAGGGATATTTGGTGGGAGAATAGGAACGGGACCAAGTTT ATCCAGCCTGGCAACGTTGAGGTCATCAGCGTCGCCAGCACGGTTGCTAACGGCGAAGTT TGGATTATCAAGGAAGTCCGCAACTATGTCTAA
- a CDS encoding Acetyl-CoA acetyltransferase — protein sequence MANLPPVYIVSAARTPVGSFLGSLSSLSATQLGAHAIKAAVERVPQIKPEDVEEVFYGNVLSANLGQAPARQCALGAGLSQGVAATTVNKVCASGMKAIILGAQTILTGNADIVVAGGTESMTNTPHYLPVLRNGAKYGDQTLVDGVLKDGLTDAYGKKEHMGMAAELCAKEHELTREQQDEYAINTYKKAQAATEAGIFSTEIAPVEVSGGRGKPNVKVDRDDEVKNLNVDKLKAMRPAFIPNGGTVTAPNAAPLNDGAAAVVLMSEAKVKELGVTPIAKIRGWADAAREPERFTIAPALAIPKAIKHAGLTEKDVDFYEINEAFSVVALANIKLLNLDPETVNVFGGSVAIGHPLGCSGARIVTTLTTVLREKKAKIGVAGICNGGGGASAIVIESLQ from the exons ATGGCCAACCTCCCCCCCGTCTACATCGTTTCTGCCGCCAGAACCCCCGTCGGTTCTTTCTTGGG CTCTTTGTCCAGCTTGAGCGCCACTCAATTGGGTGCCCACGCCATCAAGG CTGCCGTCGAGCGAGTTCCCCAGATcaagcccgaggacgtcgaggaggtcttCTACGGCAATGTCCTGTCCGCCAA CCTTGGACAGGCCCCTGCCCGCCAATGCGCTCTCGGAGCCGGTCTTTCGCAGGGCGTTGCCGCCACGACCGTCAACAAGGTCTGCGCCTCGGGCATGAAGGCGATCATCCTTGGTGCTCAGACCATCCTCACTGGCAACGCGGACATTGTTGTCGCCGGAGGCACGGAGTCCATGACCAACACCCCCCATTACCTTCCCGTCCTCCGCAACGGGGCTAAGTATGGCGACCAgaccctcgtcgacggtgttCTCAAGGACGGCCTGACCGATGCCTACGGCAAGAAGGAGCACATGGGCATGGCTGCTGAGCTCTGCGCCAAGGAACACGAACTCACTCGTGAGCAGCAGGACGAGTACGCCATCAACACCTATAAGAAGGCTCAAGCTgccaccgaggccggcatcttCTCCACGGAGATCGCCCCCGTCGAGGTCTCCGGTGGCCGCGGCAAGCCCAACGTGAAGGTcgaccgcgacgacgaggtcaagaACCTCAACGTCGATAAGCTCAAGGCCATGCGCCCGGCATTTATTCCCAACGGCGGCACCGTTACCGCCCCCAATGCTGCACCCCtcaacgacggcgccgccgccgtcgtcctcatgTCCGAGGCTAAggtcaaggagctcggcgtcaCCCCCATCGCCAAGATCCGCGGAtgggccgacgccgcccgcgaaCCGGAGCGCTTCACTATCGCGCCTGCTCTGGCCATCCCCAAGGCCATCAAGCACGCCGGTCTCACCGAGAAGGATGTAGACTTTTACGAGATCAACGAGGCTTTCTCCGTCGTTGccctcgccaacatcaagctcctcaacctcgacccCGAGACCGTCAACGTATTTGGTGGCTCTGTCGCTATCGGACACCCCTTGGGCTGCTCCGGTGCTCGTATCGTCACCACCCTCACTACCGTCCTCCGTGAGAAGAAGGCAAAGATCGGTGTTGCCGGTATCtgcaacggcggcggtggagcTTCTGCCATTGTTATTGAGAGCCTGCAATAA
- a CDS encoding Cytoplasmic protein required for cell → MDKDLDNANPTILSAAQLPTRQNKRSAPTAGPEDMFDDVIYAKPWYLCQPFCDDDSLWPDADADQWTPEPIDEQEIYDLISTISDPEHPLSLGQLAVVNLPDIHISPPPHAGAMDPNRLVQVLVELTPTVSHCSLATVLGLGVRVRLEKALPPNWRVDVRVKENAHAQDDQVNKQLSDKERVAAALENDTLKGVLDKMLETCV, encoded by the exons ATGGACAAAGATCTCGACAACGCGAACCCGACCATTTTAAGCGCGGCTCAGCTGCCAACACGTCAGAACAAGCGTTCGGCGCCCACGGCCGGCCCGGAGGACATGTTTGACGATGTCATCTACGCCAAGCCTTGGTACCTCTGCCAACCCTTCTGTGATGACGACTCGCTCTGGCCtgacgccgatgccgaccaGTGGACTCCAGAGCCCATCGACGAGCAAGAAATCTATG ATTTGATATCAACAATCTCCGATCCAGAGCACCCGCTCTCCCTGGGACAGCTGGCTGTTGTCAACCTGCCCGACATCCACATcagccctcctcctcatgcGGGAGCTATGGACCCCAACAGACTGGTTCAAGTCTTGGTCGAGCTGACGCCGACCGTCTCCCACTGCTCCCTCGCCACCGTGCTCGGTCTCGGCGTCCGGGTACGGCTGGAGAAGGCGCTGCCTCCCAACTGGCGCGTGGATGTCAGGGTCAAGGAGAACGcgcacgcccaggatgacCAGGTCAACAAGCAGCTCAGCGACAAGGagcgcgtcgccgccgcgctggaGAACGACACCCTGAAAGGGGTACTCGACAAGATGCTCGAAACTTGTGTCTGA
- a CDS encoding Elongation factor Tu GTP binding domain-containing protein, producing the protein MDDLYDEFGNFIGEDVGFEEASERGAEGDYVYGDDASEAPGATGQELMEIDDDGPSNAIILHEDKQYYPTAQQVYGDEVEVLVREEDEQLLTQPIIAPVEQKKFNIEEVDLPPVFFERSFMADLMNFPDQIRNVALAGHLHHGKTAFMDMLVLETHDITDRLERRVGKKRDEQLRYTDVHVVERERGVSIKASPMSLVLPSSKGKSHLVNILDTPGHVNFVDEVATSLRLADGVCLVVDVVEGVQVNTEQIIKHAVLEDIPLTLIINKMDRLILELKLPPKDAYFKLKHVIEEVNTVIENTIPGKGEAKRISPEKGNVLFACTDMGWCFTLQSFAKMYADTYGGINTEDFAKRLWGDVYFNPEKRNFTRKPLETRSSRSFVNFVLEPIYKVFTHTISDSPEDLKVVLSGLGITLKPSQYKADAKVLLKLVCEQFFGPSTGFVDMIVSHIPSPDKSAERYLEKYYTGPLDTKVAQSVKICNQDGPLVVHVTKLFSTADAKSFYSFGRVLSGTARPGMQVRVLGEGYSTDDDEDMAMATISDVFIGESRYNIPTDGVPAGNYVLLGGVDNSIVKTATLVPPKLEDDEDPYIFKPVTHFTESVLKVAVEPINPSELPKMLDGLRKIQKSYPLITTKVEESGEHIVLGTGELYMDCVLHDLRRLYADMEIKVSDPVTRFCETVVEQSATKCYAITPNKKNKITMVAEQLDKGISEDIESGKVKIRDPIRKTASYFEETYGWDKLAARSIWAFGPDEMGPNILQDDTLPSEVDKKLLATVKETIRQGFSWATREGPLCEEPIRNTKFRITDVSLASEAIFRGGGQIIPTSRRACYSSFLMASPRLMEPLYSVSVTGPEDSATEVYTTLARRRGHVLQDGPVAGTPLYRVNGLIPVIDSFGFETDLRIKTKGMAMVSLTFDSWSIVPGDPLDKEVIIRPLQPASAQATARDFVLKTRRRKGLSEDVSVATFLEPEFYQSLMESGALGD; encoded by the exons ATGGATGACCTATACGACGA GTTTGGTAACTTTATTGGCGAGGATGTCGGCTTCGAAGAGGCATCCGAAAGGGGAGCGGAGGGCGATTACGTttacggcgacgacgccagTGAAGCACCCGGGGCTACTGGTCAGGAGTTGATGGAAATTGACG ATGATGGCCCATCGAATGCGATCATCCTGCACGAAGACAAGCAGTACTACCCGACGGCGCAACAAGTATACGGAGATGAGGTCGAAGTACTGGTACGAGAGGAGGACGAACAGCTACTCACACAGCCAATTATTGCGCCCGTTGAGCAAAAGAAGTTCAACATTGAGGAGGTCGACCTGCCGCCAGTCTTCTTCGAGCGAAGCTTCATGGCAGACCTTATGAACTTCCCCGATCAAATTCGGAACGTCGCGCTGGCAGGACATCTCCATCACGGAAAGACGGCGTTTATGGACATGCTGGTGTTAGAGACCCACGACATCACCGATAGGCTCGAGCGCCGGGTCGGCAAGAAGAGAGACGAGCAGCTCAGATACACCGACGTACACGTTGtcgaaagagaaagaggtGTGTCAATCAAGGCTTCGCCAATGAGCTTGGTGTTGCCGAGCTCCAAGGGAAAATCCCATTTGGTCAACATTTTGGATACCCCCGGCCACGTCAactttgtcgacgaggtcgcgACGAGCCTGAGAttggccgacggcgtctgTTTGGTTGTTGACGTCGTGGAGGGCGTTCAGGTCAACACCGAGCAGATTATCAAGCACGCAGTTCTGGAGGACATACCGTTGACActcatcatcaacaagaTGGATCGTCTCATCTTGGAGCTCAAGCTGCCGCCCAAGGATGCGTACTTCAAGCTCAAGCATGTGATTGAGGAGGTCAACACCGTCATCGAAAACACAATTCCAGGAAAGGGTGAGGCAAAGCGGATAAGTCCTGAAAAGGGCAACGTCCTGTTTGCTTGCACAGACATGGGATGGTGCTTCACTCTGCAGTCCTTCGCCAAGATGTACGCCGACACCTACGGCGGCATCAACACGGAGGACTTTGCAAAGAGGCTGTGGGGAGACGTCTATTTCAACCCCGAGAAGAGGAACTTTACGCGCAAGCCACTGGAAACTCGCTCGAGCCGATCGTTCGTCAACTTCGTTCTGGAACCCATCTACAAGGTCTTCACACACACCATTAGTGACAGCCCTGAAGATTTGAAGGTGGTTCTGAGCGGTCTCGGCATCACTCTGAAACCGTCTCAGTACAAGGCCGATGCTAAGGTGCTGCTGAAGCTTGTTTGCGAACAGTTTTTCGGTCCCTCAACCGGGTTCGTCGATATGATCGTGAGCCACATTCCCTCACCCGACAAGTCTGCGGAGAGGTATTTGGAGAAATACTACACAGGCCCTCTGGACACGAAGGTGGCTCAGTCCGTGAAAATCTGCAACCAAGATGGGCCGTTGGTTGTTCACGTTACAAAGCTCTTCAGCACAGCGGATGCCAAGAGCTTCTATTCGTTCGGTCGTGTTCTGAGTGGCACAGCTCGTCCTGGCATGCAGGTCCGAGTCCTGGGAGAAGGGTACTCAACagatgatgacgaagacATGGCCATGGCAACGATTTCCGATGTGTTTATTGGCGAGTCAAGATACAACATCCCCACGGATGGTGTACCGGCTGGCAACTATGTGCTTCTTGGCGGAGTCGACAACTCCATCGTCAAGACAGCAACCCTCGTTCCGCCCAAgctcgaagacgatgaggacCCCTACATCTTTAAGCCTGTTACGCATTTCACAGAATCCGTTCTTAAGGTGGCTGTTGAGCCTATCAACCCTTCGGAACTCCCCAAGATGCTTGACGGTCTGCGGAAGATCCAAAAGAGCTACCCGCTGATCACCACGAAGGTCGAGGAGTCAGGAGAACACATCGTGCTGGGAACTGGCGAGCTGTACATGGACTGCGTTCTGCACGATTTGAGACGCCTATACGCCGATATGGAGATAAAGGTGTCAGATCCCGTCACACGATTCTGCGAAACAGTCGTGGAGCAATCAGCGACAAAATGCTACGCCATCACACcgaacaagaagaacaagatcACAATGGTGGCCGAGCAACTGGACAAGGGCATCTCAGAAGACATCGAGTCAGGCAAGGTCAAGATCAGGGACCCTATCCGCAAGACGGCCAGCTACTTCGAAGAGACTTACGGCTGGGACAAGCTGGCGGCGAGAAGCATCTGGGCTTTTGGTCCTGATGAGATGGGCCCTAACATCTTGCAGGACGACACATTGCCCTCTGAG GTCGACAAGAAGCTGCTGGCAACGGTCAAGGAGACCATTCGCCAAGGTTTTAGCTGGGCTACTAGAGAAGGTCCCCTGTGTGAAGAGC CCATTCGAAATACAAAGTTCAGGATCACCGATGTGTCGTTGGCGTCGGAAGCCATCTTCCGTGGTGGCGGTCAGATTATCCCCACCTCCAGGCGGGCCTGCTACTCCTCGTTCCTGATGGCCTCTCCTCGGTTGATGGAGCCGCTATATTCCGTCTCAGTGACGGGCCCTGAAGACTCTGCTACAGAGGTTTACACGACGTTGGCCAGACGTCGTGGCCACGTCCTCCAGGATGGCCCAGTGGCCGGCACGCCCCTCTACCGCGTCAACGGGCTGATTCCTGTCATCGACTCATTTGGGTTTGAGACGGACCTGCGCATTAAgaccaagggcatggccaTGGTCAGTTTGACGTTTGACAGCTGGAGCATTGTGCCCGGTGACCCTCTTGACAAGGAGGTCATCATTCGGCCCCTGCAGCCAGCCAGCGCCCAGGCCACAGCCAGAGATTTTGTGCTGAAGACCAGAAGGAGAAAGGGTCTCAGCGAGGACGTGAGCGTGGCGACCTTCTTGGAACCCGAATTCTATCAGAGCCTTATGGAGAGTGGCGCACTTGGCGACTGA
- a CDS encoding Histone deacetylase interacting, producing MGAIHSPGGLLANHGSGSSGPPMPLGAPSGPGANFGGPLQPDNNRPPQHGGPSNPNAQHQMFAPIPHTTVPPSSSLGAASGGPPVFGGPLQQRDAQQPMQQGLYGGGGANSGSAATGAAGGQVQTQQQGQGGIAHGQQPILNCGLLCWYGPGRLGRMQRRAAPRAYYILFNPSMSIRAPSSSFLISPTAPKQCEFHQTARNQVKVQFHDQPDVYNRFLDIMKDFKSQAIDTPGVINRVSELFAGHPNLIQGFNTFLPPGYRIECGAGNDPNTIRVTTPMGTTVQSIAGRGTQVEGHAHPSGASQPLFPQRGNNWPQQPPPPPPQQPQHSIESPEANFSTPVQNGPGSFGPAAQNLAAAFEAQGVAQQRGPPLQGAAHANNAQQPPRNAPTPPVGGPANINGTTNQQQQANLERRGPVEFNHAISYVNKIKNRFQDKPEIYKQFLEILQTYQREQKPIQDVYAQVTTLFHTAPDLLEDFKQFLPESAGQGKGTPGRPSDELPPGPGPNQTPQPSMSGQKMPPLGSFAPPSASKENNKKRPRTDKQTPVPAPAVVETAPPANRAAPGAPSTTGVNNKRAKLAHNKTLSSDAPAVEPTLTPILPEPLGPPASSTTNSDEIAFFEKVKKYLSNKTAFNEFLKVCNLFSQSIIDRNTVFHKGSVFFAANPELLGFWKAFLKYEPHEDVVDNRPAPPSGKVSLSNCRGYGPSYRLLPKRERLKPCSGRDELCNSVLNDDWASHPTWASEDSGFVAHRKNGFEEGLHRIEEERHDYDFNIEANLKCIQLLEPVAQQISVMSPLEREHFQMPQALAGHSTSVFKRVCKKIYGDKGPEVVNDLFSNPLNVVPIVLTRMKQKDEEWRFSQREWEKVWHAQVEHMHLKSLDHMGILVKQNDKRNLSAKHLVDVIKTKAEEQRRQRSLKGKAPRHQLVWDFSDKKVVVELLRLMMLYTVSSGQHSVPEKERISDFFETFIPAFFDIPEEEIDGRLPRLQDVSEEDDAEETVPAELTNGRSRRAGRRGDLLRGVLDPGRNGSKPRAQKEGSAASGSKETTPEVGSANEEEMPDAPEDGAGPEVSNERWMPIVPQPIVTTGDDALLTADGELKADGFFSRPWYNFFCNQTIFVFFNVFQTVYTRLRDVKESKESVLEEINRVNRPRPAKDIGLADNTLSYFGPNDDPSTFWPKTLELVEEYITGDIDEVRYQDVLRHYYLKSGWKLYTIQDLLKTLCRLALTCSSTDAKEKTPDLIQQYLHSREKEETNYQAEIAARKYAEKCVKDGEMFVICWFPQKSEASVRWLQREDTTFYMDEMKAKDRWQYYISSFIQVEPTEGVPRHKLQKTVLARNLPSSDEKFEDSQIPKPVSFDEDLSISICLNSSKMVWKAGTSEYFVYDNVPKDKEGRERHLERLKNASNKRDTKLREKFVFNSPWMKGMSQSDVQKSNEGWSKWLKEGTVPSSDAGDAMDTAE from the exons ATGGGCGCAATTCACAGCCCTGGTGGCCTTCTCGCAAACCACGGCTCAGGATCTTCTGGGCCCCCAATGCCTCTTGGTGCTCCGTCAGGACCTGGCGCCAACTTTGGCGGTCCCCTCCAGCCCGATAACAACAGACCTCCGCAGCACGGCGGACCGAGCAACCCGAATGCCCAGCACCAGATGTTCGCGCCGATCCCGCACACGACCGTCCCTCCCAGCAGTTCCCTCGGTGCTGCCAGCGGTGGGCCTCCTGTATTCGGAGGCCCCTTGCAGCAGCGCGATGCCCAACAACCGATGCAACAAGGATTATacggtggcggtggtgcgAACAGCGGCAGCGCTGCCactggtgctgctggtggccAGGTTCAAACGCAACAGCAAGGGCAGGGCGGCATTGCCCATGGCCAACAGCCTATTTTGAAT TGTGGGCTGCTGTGCTGGTACGGCCCAGGTCGCCTAGGCAGGATgcagcgccgcgccgccccgCGCGCATATTACATCCTCTTCAATCCCTCCATGTCCATTCGCGCCCCTTCTTCATCATTTCTCATCTCACCCACTGCCCCCAAACAATGCGAATTCCATCAAACTGCTCGTA ACCAGGTCAAGGTACAATTCCACGACCAACCCGATGTGTACAATCGCTTCCTCGATATCATGAAGGACTTCAAAAGCCAAGC GATCGATACTCCCGGGGTTATCAACCGCGTCTCGGAGCTTTTCGCTGGTCACCCCAATCTGATCCAAGGCTTCAACACCTTCTTGCCCCCGGGATACCGAATTGAATGCGGAGCTGGTAATGATCCGAACACCATCAGGGTCACAACGCCGATGGGCACAACCGTTCAATCCATTGCGGGTCGAGGCACGCAAGTTGAGGGTCACGCGCATCCCAGCGGTGCCTCGCAGCCGCTTTTCCCTCAGCGCGGAAACAACTGGCcccagcagccgccgccgccgccgccccagcaGCCTCAACATAGCATCGAAAGCCCCGAAGCCAACTTCAGCACGCCCGTGCAAAACGGTCCTGGGTCTTTTGGCCCTGCTGCCCAGAATCTAGCGGCGGCTTTCGAGGCACAAGGCGTGGCTCAACAGCGTGGTCCTCCTTTGCAGGGTGCTGCTCACGCGAATAACGCACAGCAGCCGCCTCGCAACGCGCCCACCCCTCCGGTTGGGGGACCCGCTAACATAAATGGTACTACCAACCAACAGCAACAGGCAAATTTGGAACGCCGCGGACCGGTTGAGTTCAACCATGCTATCAGCTACGTGAATAAAATCAAG AACCGCTTTCAGGATAAGCCTGAGATTTACAAACAATTCCTTGAAATTCTCCAGACTTATCAGCGCGAACAAAAACCCATACAGGACGTTTACGCTCAAGTTACGACACTGTTTCATACCGCACCTGATTTGCTTGAAGACTTCAAGCAGTTCTTGCCCGAGTCTGCTGGACAGGGGAAGGGAACACCCGGACGACCCAGTGACGAACTCCCTCCCGGCCCTGGTCCGAACCAGACCCCTCAGCCCAGTATGAGCGGTCAGAAGATGCCCCCCCTGGGCAGCTTCGCGCCTCCTAGTGCTTCGAAAGAGAACAACAAGAAGCGGCCTCGGACAGACAAGCAAACACCCGTTCCTGCCccagccgtcgtcgagaccgCGCCCCCGGCTAACAGAGCTGCTCCGGGCGCCCCTTCCACTACCGGCGTGAACAACAAGCGGGCGAAGCTGGCGCACAACAAGACACTTTCTTCCGATGCTCCTGCGGTTGAGCCAACTTTGACACCAATCCTGCCGGAGCCCTTGGGACCTCCAGCCTCGTCCACCACAAACTCGGACGAGATTGCCTTTTTCGAAAAGGTCAAGAAGTACCTCAGCAACAAGACTGCCTTCAACGAGTTTCTCAAGGTCTGCAATCTTTTTAGTCAGTCAATCATCGACCGGAACACGGTGTTCCACAAGGGTAGCGTTTTCTTCGCCGCCAATCCTGAACTTCTGGGCTTCTGGAAGGCGTTCCTCAAATACGAACCAcacgaggatgtcgtcgataATCGACCTGCTCCGCCTAGCGGTAAAGTGTCATTGAGCAATTGCCGAGGCTACGGTCCTAGTTATCGTTTGCTTCCCAAGAGG GAGCGTCTCAAGCCTTGCAGTGGTCGTGACGAACTGTGCAACTCGGTCTTGAATGATGACTGGGCCTCCCATCCAACTTGGGCCTCTGAAGATTCAGGCTTCGTCGCCCATCGCAAGAACGGATTCGAGGAAGGGTTGCACCGCATTGAGGAAGAACGCCACGATTATGACTTCAACATCGAGGCGAACCTCAAGTGCATCCAGCTCTTGGAGCCTGTGGCTCAACAAATCAGCGTGATGTCGCCACTGGAGAGGGAGCACTTCCAAATGCCACAAGCTCTAGCTGGGCACAGCACATCCGTTTTTAAGCGCGTTTGCAAGAAGATCTACGGTGACAAGGGCCCTGAAGTCGTCAACGACTTGTTTTCGAACCCGCTCAACGTCGTTCCAATCGTTTTGACCCGCATGAAGCAGAAGGACGAAGAGTGGCGCTTTTCCCAGCGTGAGTGGGAGAAGGTTTGGCACGCTCAGGTCGAGCACATGCATCTCAAGAGTCTTGATCACATGGGCATTCTTGTCAAGCAAAACGACAAGAGGAATCTATCGGCCaagcatctcgtcgacgttATCAAGACAAAGGCTGAGGAACAGAGGCGCCAGCGTAGCTTGAAGGGCAAGGCCCCGCGTCATCAGTTGGTATGGGACTTCTCCGACAAGAAAGTAGTCGTCGAACTGCTTCGTCTGATGATGCTCTACACCGTCAGCAGCGGTCAGCACAGCGTCCCAGAGAAGGAACGCATTTCCGACTTCTTCGAGACCTTCATTCCTGCGTTCTTCGATATTCCCGAGGAAGAGATCGATGGGCGGTTACCCAGGCTTCAGGATGTGTCGGAAGAGGATGACGCCGAAGAGACCGTCCCCGCCGAGCTTACCAATGGCCGCAGTCGCCGTGCCGGCAGAAGGGGCGATCTGCTTCGTGGTGTGCTTGACCCCGGTCGCAATGGTTCCAAGCCCCGAGCGCAAAAAGAGGGAAGCGCAGCATCTGGCAGCAAAGAGACAACGCCTGAAGTGGGCTCGGCCAACGAAGAGGAGATGCCCGATGCCCCCGAAGATGGCGCTGGTCCCGAAGTGTCGAACGAACGCTGGATGCCGATCGTCCCGCAACCCATTGTCACGACGGGAGACGATGCACTTCTGACTGCTGATGGCGAGCTGAAGGCGGACGGGTTCTTCTCTCGGCCTTGGTACAACTTTTTCTGCAACCAGACCATTTTTGTCTTTTTCAACGTATTCCAGACGGTTTACACACGTCTCAGAGACGTCAAGGAGAGCAAGGAAAGCGTCCTCGAAGAGATCAACCGCGTCAACCGACCACGCCCGGCAAAGGATATCGGCTTGGCTGACAACACTCTGAGCTACTTCGGCCCGAACGACGACCCCTCGACCTTCTGGCCCAAGACCCTTGAACTGGTCGAGGAATACATCACTGGTGATATCGATGAGGTCCGGTATCAGGATGTTCTGCGCCACTACTATCTGAAGAGTGGTTGGAAGTTGTACACCATCCAGGACCTTCTCAAGACGCTTTgccgcctcgccctcacCTGCAGCAGCACTGACGCGAAAGAGAAGACTCCCGATCTCATTCAGCAGTATCTACACAGCCGTgagaaggaagagacaaACTACCAGGCCGAGATTGCCGCTCGGAAGTATGCGGAGAAGTGTGTTAAGGACGGGGAGATGTTTGTCATCTGTTGG TTCCCGCAGAAGTCGGAGGCTTCAGTCCGCTGGCTGCAACGCGAAGACACTACGTTCTACATGGACGAGATGAAGGCCAAGGACCGTTGGCAATACTACATCTCATCGTTCATCCAAGTAGAGCCAACAGAAGGTGTGCCTCGTCACAAGCTTCAGAAAACGGTTCTGGCGCGCAACCTCCCTTCTAGCGACGAAAAGTTTGAAGACAGTCAGATCCCCAAACCCGTCTCTTTTGATGAAGATCTTTCCATCAGCATTTGCCTGAACTCTAGCAAGATGGTATGGAAGGCCGGCACGTCCGAGTACTTTGTATACGACAACGTTCCCAAAGACAAGGAGGGCCGCGAGCGACACCTCGAGAGGCTCAAGAATGCAAGCAACAAGCGCGATACCAAGCTCCGCGAGAAGTTTGTCTTCAACAGCCCTTGGATGAAGGGCATGAGCCAGTCTGATGTCCAGAAGTCTAACGAGGGCTGGTCAAAATGGCTGAAGGAGGGCACAGTGCCCTCTTCTGACGCCGGAGACGCAATGGACACCGCAGAGTAA